In the genome of Pelmatolapia mariae isolate MD_Pm_ZW linkage group LG4, Pm_UMD_F_2, whole genome shotgun sequence, the window TCTATTGCTCAGGACGGTTGCTGCAGAGGTCAGAAAACAAGTGTCCAGAGACTATGGCTCACCTCAGTTGTCGAAGAAACGAGGAGGCGCGCACCACCCTGTGAGTCACCCTGTGTTTAACCTCTCAGAGTTACTGCCCGGCAGCTCTGAAGCTCAAATTAGCCAGGCCAGAAGTGGATGGGTGTAACTTTGTAAATGAGTACTGAGTTTAGATACAAGGAGGAAGATGTTACTTAGGTGATTGCAGTTTTAATTAGTGTTCACAGCAAGTGGCTTTGAAGCAAGCATACCTGCTCTCACTCAGCTGTGTTGTTCTACAGCTAGGCAAGGTCTCACCATGAACGCTTAAGAATAGAAGGGATGGTTATATAAGGTGATTTGTCTTGGAAATTGTCTTTTGTCTTGTTATAAACATGCCAGTATGGTTTCTAATTAGCCCAGAAGAAATGTTGGATTCTCTGTGATCTTCTAACAGACAGTCTGGTAGACATAGGTTGTGGAGTAGAGCCTTGTTTTTTCACTTGCAGTGAATTGGGCcatatgaaaaaaaagatgacaacaACTTGGGGATTTTTCCATTTAGAAAGGGGCTGTAGCAGTAGTTCCTGTGGGGGATTCTGCTTTTGATTAAACAGATATAAAGGAAAGTACATGCCTTGTTCAAAATTGAGAagtgaaaaccaaaactgtAAAAGAAATGGATAACCTTGTTTAGACacagtatttttctttctttttagcatgcatagagatatatagagatatatatgtGGTACAGGAAGTTAGGAAGTTTTTGTTTACCAACTGTGTGtggatcttttttatttttctgtcatttctgtAGTAGTGGGTTCCCATATTAAACATGGCTAGTTTTAAATAATCAGATCAGCATTTGTGGAAGTAATCTCTTACACTGCGTTTTATTGTTTGGTTTCAGAccctttgtttttgctgttgtatCTCTATGTCATTAATAATTTGGGATACCCTTAATGGGGTCTTCTCAAACAAGCTTTGGCTGCGAGCACAGAAGCCCTACCCATGTGCTGGTTAAACCTTTTGTTTGGGTGCGACAGTCAGTCAGGAAAACAGTTGAATTAAAAGGGAGAAGAGCGCTATAAGGTTGTTTCCGACAGAGGATGAACTCAATAAGTTCAATAAGGTCCAATAGTAAATAAACCTGGATTATTTTGAACGGTTAATCATCCAAAGCCACTCTGATCCAAGAGTAAATATAAGAAGCAAGAACGCATTGAAGTCTCTGACATGATGAATTTAGTGAAAAAtaccaataaaaatgtaataacttcccagaagctgattttttttcctgtgaatgCCACTTAATTAAAAGATAAGCATTGCTCTCACATGTTTACCTTTTCTGTGATTTGTATTAAAGTGGTAATGCTAGAAATTGTGGGCACATCATAGTAATATGTACATAATAGTTTAATGCTGACTGACAGCTTCCACTGACGGAGGTGGTTGAGCCGGTGGACTTTGAGGAGTATGTGAGCAGTCATGCTCCCGGGGTGGAGCCCGGCCCTCTCAAGCAGCTAATGGAGTTCCCGTCGGATGACCTGGAGCTCCTCCACCTGGACAAAGAATGCAATACACTGGAGCCCCCACTGCCTGAGGAAGAGGAGTAAGTCCGCTAGTCTGCTAATGGCCAGCACAATCCTCATACTAAACTCTCTAGTCCCATTTATGGTCTTGACATTACTACACAAGCAGAGCATTAATATCACTGTAATGGATAAACATCACTACAGATAGGAACAAAGCCTTCTCTCTGTGAacataaatattaaaagcaTGCTTTGCTCAATTATTCATGTGTTTTTCTATGTAGCTCGCTGGATCCCAGAGTGAGAGATGCCTTGGCTGTCTACACAGATGACTGGCTTGTCATTCAAAGAAAGTAAGTGGTCACAGTAGGGGTATCAGCTAAATTAACCTACAGTATGCGTTTCATCTATTTTGTAATAATGTGCGCCACATTTCTGTGTTCACTCCACATGTGATTGACAGTTACATTATTAGTTGGAcaactcttcttcttcttttgcagaTATCAGCTCTACAGCACCACATACACCCCTCACAACTCTGAGCGGCAGAGGGAGAGGCAACGAGGGCTGGTCAAACAGACCTTTGAACTGGatgaggctgctgcagctgagcGCCAGGAAGACCAGGTAGACGACTGCGATGTTCAAAGACCCTGTAATCTTAAATGCTGCTGGGCGTTCAGTGAGGTTAGGTTCATGAAACATGTTTTAGTATTGCCGGGAGAAAAAGTTTTCCAGCTGTCACACACTAAAAGTGCTGTCATTTAATACACGGGCTAAGAGATGGAGTTGCCAGACTGCTGGGTGTCTCATTATCACAGAGAAAGGCAGTATGAGTTGTATTCTGGTCAACAAGCTAATTATATGAAGAATGACTAATGGATAAATGCCTTATCCATTATCTATTACACTTTCCCCACATGAGTCATATCAGATGGGTAATGGGATATGTAGCATTGTAATTCTTATAACACATCTTTGCctggaagggggaaaaaatcaaacagaaaaacacatgaCCTCACCTCTCAATCTTGTGTGGTTCAGGATGACGCAAAGCGGCGGTCAGTCAGCATCGATGAGACTCCTCGCGGCAGCTGGGCCTCCAGCATCTTTGACCTGAAGAATTCGTCTCCAGACGCTCTCCTGCCAACTGTGCTGgaacaaacagctgcagaggaCATGGACCACCGCAATACCGAGGCACGACAGCAGGGGCGCCACAATGACCTGCTTGGCCTGTTCcctccccctgatgaggtttgtATTTGATCCTCTTATATCTGACTCTGTTGTGGTTTAAGttagaaaaaaacagagcaaaagaaaaaaaatcatgatttATAACTACGATCATAAATTTAGTTTAAATAAGAGTTATTCAGCATCTATACTGTCAATGTAGGGTTTGGCTTACATgctccatagtgtagtggttaacacatgTATAATATGCATAAGATCCTGGGTTAAAACCAGGAGGAGACTCATATCCCTGGGGTTATTTGAGGGAATCCGTCATAAAAAtgtctgtgccaaatcaaatatgcagatGCATCCACTGTGGtaaccccttgtgaataagagAACAGCTGAGAGAAGCTTTAGGTTTACTCTGTTTAGAGGAAACACATCACACTGATAATGAATGCTTATCACTCCCGGTCACAATTTCCTGGTGAGAAACATTCTATTATAAATTTTGTGACAATAAATACCCATGATTGTGTGAGTATTACCCATTAGTGTAATATTTTGGCACACAGAGCAATTTCCACAGTGCTGATTTCTCTGCATGGAGCAATGATGAGTTGTAACTGTAGATGAAAGTCAGACACAAATATGAGGCCGTCATGGAGACAAAAAGTCAAATTTGGGGTTGCCACAGAGCAAATACAGCAACATGTTAGAGCAATACTGGGAGCATTGTCAGAGGAAGCTATAAcagtggagggaaaaaaagagtatGCTCATAAGAAGGATGAAATCAAAAAAGCTATATGAGCAAGCTaatgttttagttttctttgtgtGAGATATAAGACGTCAGCAGGAAGCAAACATAAGCGTCTGTATCATTTGATTCTGAAAGCTCACTTTGCTCATTTTGGCTGAAACACAATGCTGGAGTTTTTGAACTAAATCTGGGTCAGCAGCATTTCTAAAAGTCTCTTTTTAGTGGTTCTAAAATGTCTTATCAGTGCCGGCGTTAGGCATAAATGTTGTAAAagtttaaaactaaaacttgTTAGTGTGGCTGTACCCTGAGAGTTGTTTCTCTCTTATGGTTCACCCTGTGAGAACCTTGAAACAGCCCACGATCTAATTATTCTGTTATCAAAAAATAGATTTTGGAATTATCGATCTTAAGTGCACCGTTTCTGTAGGCTAGCTGTGTAATGAATTAAATGCAACAGCTTAGACTAGCAGCACACTGGAAGTACTGAAGGAACTTGGAGCTGTGTAAATGGTGATATTGCTGGTTTTCCACCAACATGGAGTCTAGAACTAGTATCGTTGCTGTGGGAGAGACTTGCGCAAGACATTCAGCACTGATTCAACCATGATTTCTGGTGGACAGAAATTAACTCCATAGCTAGTAACGTTGCTTTGGTCAAAGCGGTCATAATGTGGGCTGGTTAGATAGACCAACAACACTTCattggtgtttaaaaaaaggcatTACTGACATGCAcgctaaaattaaaaagtaagcACCTTTTTTAGTCAGTGACAACAAAACTGTATTTATCATTTCCACTCCTAACTAAACAGTGCTACGAATTGAAGGCAAACCAGACATCTAAAAGAAAAGCACTGACCACACAGAGCTAAAGCTGCAGGGAGCAGAAGACTCTGGCAGCAGAGTTTATAAATGCCGTTGCCATTTGTTCAGCTCAGAGCTATTGAATGTTCCCATAAAGTGAATGTCCATAATGTCTGCAAATCCAGCCACTTCAGGAGAACTGTTTGCTTTCCTTCCCTCAGTGTTCTCCTTTTCTCACTCATccttttttttatgtatgtgtaCACTTCACTGTTTCTCTGCCACTATGTTGCCATGACATCTGTGTAAATGCTATGCCGGGGTCTTGTTTTCCTTTCTGTGTGGCAGGATGAAGCAGTAGAGAGATGCTCTCTTCCTGAAGTGCCCAAGGAACATTGTGGCCAGAGGATCATGGTCAAGTGTTTGTCTCTGAAGTAAGGAACATTTGGAGTATTGCTCCTGGCATTTGTATCTTCATGCTCtggttattatatttattacaaATACCCCAATGCACTCCATATTTGACATTGgttattttgtatgtttttcagGTTTGAAATAGAAATCGAGCCAATATTTGGAACACTGGCCCTTTATGACatcaaggaaaagaaaaaggttttatttctttttgttccaTTTGATTAGTTCTTATTTGGCATAATGAGTCTTCTTTCAATGAGTTTCACTCTGTAAAACCACTTACATAATGCTGAGCTCATACTTCACTAATTTAATTTCCCTCGTCTCAAAAAGGCCTAAGTGGTCTTGCGGTTTAGATCACTGAGTCAAAACTGAATTAGCATCCCTTGACGTGCATTTCCATTATCATCTTTCCTTCCCCTGCCTCCTCTGATTCCCGCTTATCTTTCCTCCCAACAGATCTCTGAGAATTTCTACTTTGACCTTAACTCGGATCAGATGAAAGGACTCCTAAAACCCCATACACCTCACGTCGCCATATCTACATTGGCTCGTTCCGCCATTTTCTCCATCACATACCCTTCTCCTGATATTTTCCTGGTCATTAAGGTATTGAAAAACTCTCATCTACTCATGTACAGTGCTGGGAAAATGCATTTGATTGGTTTCTTAGTTtcttgcatatttgtcacagttggatGTTTCAGAtcttcaaacaaattttaatattagacaaagataaattgagtaaataaaaatgcagattttatatgatagtttcatttattaagggtaAAAAGCCATCCAAACCTGCTTGGCCCTGTGTGAGAAAGTAATTGCCCTTTAAACCTAATAGCTGGTTCTGCCACCCAAGATAGCAAGAACTGCATTCAAGGATTTGCCATAAATGGCAGTGAGTCTTTCACGTCGccgtggaggaattttggcttgCTATTTTTTGCacaattgttttaattcagccacattgtaGGGTTTTCGAGCACGAACAGCTTACCATTTGGATTATGCtcatttatgaaatgctgttttgGTTTTATGCCACATGTAACAGGGTTCAAGCCTTCCAGtaagttcagcttttgtctcatcagtccgcAGAATTTTCCTAACGGTTTTGGGGATCATTGCGAAGCTTTTTGGCAAATATGAgatgagcctttgtgttctCTTCGGTCAGTGGTGGTATTGACTCTGGAACTCTACAATGggtgccatttttgcccagtctctttcttactgtcgaatcatgaactctgaccttaattGAGACAAGTGAGGCTTAGAGTTCTTCAGATGTTTTTCTgagttcttttgtgacctcctggatgaatCATTGATGCATTTTAAGATCTTTTAGCCTGCTTCACTTGGTCATACAGGttttatttaagtgatttcttgattcagcaCGCCTAACAGTAATCAGGGCTGTAGAATGGGCTGGCCACTTGGGTGTGgctaaaaaactaaatacaaaactgcattttgtatttactcaggttatttttgtttaattttaaaattcatttgatGATTTGAAACATGTTTGGCAATTatgcaaaaagacaaaaaaatcagaagaagagtgcaaatactttttcacagcgcTGAACATCAACAACAAATATTACTTTAAATCACATAATTGCTCTCAGTGAGTTAAAAGTGcatttgcatgtgtttttcaGCTTGAAAAAGTCCTTCAACAAGGAGATATTAGTGAATGCTGTGAGCCCTACATGGTTATGAAAGAATCAGATTCATCTAAGGTAATGGAGCTAAAATGTTCTTTAAACTGTTGCAATGCTCAGAGCTTGCAGCCGCCATGCACGTGGGACCCTCTTACTGTCTAGTCACAAGAATTACTCAATTTTGTCAGGGTGGCTGCAATATTTACTGTCGTCTTTGGCAAGCCAATACTGGCTCTTGCAGATGTTTTAGGCTGTTCAGTATCTTTTCAGATCATATTTTGTTCCACTGCAGCACAAGGAGAAGCTAGAGAAGTTGCGCCTTCAGGCAGAGCAGTCATGCACGCGTCTCGGACGTTTTCGCATGCCTTTTGCCTGGACGGCCATTCACCTTCTCAACATCGTCAGCAGTGTGGGAGGTCTGGATCGGTCTGACCCAGACTCTGATTCTGGTACTGCTGattatatacatacacatatatttcATGCATAATTTCACATGTGCACATACACTGAtgagccacaacattaaaactacTGACAGGAGCATCACCGTGGTAGAATGGAACATGATGCTGGGAAACCTAACATTCGTGTAGATGTTAGTGTGATGTGTACTGTCCACTTAAATACTGTTGCAATGTCAGCAGCGTCTCGCAGCTTGCCAGTGTGccttacaaaagaaaaaatactctGGAATTGCTTGAGAAACTCAAAAATCCCAAAATATTGCCCTAGTTTCTGCACTGTGCATATGTGGAATGCATCGTCACTGGTCCAAAGGCCCCACACTCCAAATCTCACAGGGTCCACTGCTAACTTCCTGGATTCAGAAACCACAGGACACAATCAGAGGTCGTGTTTCTGGGTCAGAGCTGTTTTAGTACCTGGAATGGACCTACACAATATCAGGCAGCTGGtgttaatgttgtggctgatcacTGTATGCAGACCATTTGCCTAATTACAGTAACAAATGTCTCCTGTCCCTATAATACACACCTTATATGGTTTGGGTCACTGCTAGAGCGAAAAGGTCATGGAACGTGGAACGAGAGAAAGAAGAAGGGGTTCGAGCGGATGAGCATCGGTGATGACATGTGTAACTTTGCCACTTTCCGTCCTGCAACACTCACCGTCACCAACTTCTTCAAGCAGGTATTTAGTAGTGCACATGTGTAGATCTGTCCTTACAGTGAGGTAAACTACCCATTATTTTAATGGGGTAGTTGAATATCACTATAGAAACAAAAGGTGAGACATAATAAATAACTGTATAAAAAGTagagtttcatttttctttctactgTCAACAAGCGCTTATTTAAAGGTAATCAGTGGAATTCTCTATATATTATTGTCACATTGTTACTTTACATAATGTCAAGTGTCCAAAGAAAGTTATTGTCTTGTGAATTGCTGCTATATAAATAGAATTAATAGTATGAAATTAACAGTATCTAATAAAAGACACGGGAATGAATAAATAGCCCCAGtgctttaaaactattttttctgCTAACCTTGGGGCAATACTGTCCATTTAATTattgaaagaaaaatgtgtttacttGCAGGTGCTGGAtcgaataaaaaaaaaagattatgctCTCTGAGCTGTTGCACCATAGTTATCAGTGAATTGTTGTGAAAGCACAGTCTATGCAGATATCCCTTTTTATGTAACTGTGAATCAAGAGTGCATTTCTTTCAAATGATGGGACACTTGTCACCATAACCTGAAGGCAACCCTGTTTTTCAGACCACTTATATGCTATATGTTATCCTAGTAAAATCCATGAATGTGGTGTGATTTATTAAAGTCAATTGTCAAAAAGCCTTTCCCTCAAAAATGTTAGTTTTtataaaagtgaaaaactgcagcctgtttttactctttttaaTTTAGTAGAGACAAATGAAACAAAGCCTGTGAGCGTGTCTGCTATGTGACATACTCCTCTCACTGCAACATATTTCTAACACACCCTCTTAATCATGGCAGTGCACTTAAATTGTCAGTGCTCTGGTCATTCTTCTAAACCTGACTGCATTTAACTCCCTCCCCAGTGTCCACTTTTAGGGTAAGACTGAACCGAACAAAGATGCTGACCtgttctaaatatatatatattaaaaaaacagttttatagaGAACACACTCTGCTCTTTTGTTTACCAAGGAGGGGGATAGGCTGAGCGATGAAGACCTTTACAAGTATCTTGCAGATATGCGCAGACCGTCCTCTGTTCTGCGCCGCCTGAGGCCTGTCACAGGTAAACCCAACACGTTCCTGTTGTCTAGGAAAGGTTCACCCAAAGCTTCATGGGTGATTTTATACGCACTATTTATCTGTCCCTGTTTTAATCCCCAACCTGCTTTGCCTCTCAGCCCAGTTGAAGATCGATATCTCTCCAGCTCCAGACTTGCCTCATTACTGCCTCTCACCAGAGCTGCTTCATGTGAAGCCATATCCAGACCTGCGTGTGCGACCAACCAAAGAGGTGCTGGAGTTCCCCGCCCGCCAAGTATACACACCGCACACTACCTATAGGTGAGCGTTCATCTTACCAAGGCACACACGTATGAACACACTATGTATATTTGCTTTATAGTAAGTTTACCTATAAAGCAAATATACATTGACCTAGTCTGGGCCTCTTGTGTCTATTTGATTATTGATTTTTGACAGAGTCTGATATTCTTCAGCCTTTAAGTCTATAGttaaaggagaaaaagagacatttttccagcatttttttttttaatctgaaacAAATTTTACTAATGTTATTTTCATGTAGAATATAagcataaaaatacaaaaaacaaataaattgtttttattctaTGTACAGCATGTACATAGAATACTAGTTCACCAAACACAATCTTTAATAATTTAACAgcttattttaaaaagcaaatttaCAAAGCAAACTGATGTAAAGACACAAAAATAATGCACAAAATATAGATTACAGGCACGATAACAAGGATGTAATTATGAAGGAcccaaaatatatattttctgccAGTACAGTTGATCTATAGCATCCATAGCAAGGTTGGAAGGGAGTGCAGTGAGTTTATGGAGTTGAGATCTGGATCATGTCAGCACTTCACTCTGGAAGAGGGAAGCAAAGTAGCaaatttaatgaaataaaaacatccaAAGTTTATCAAGAACATCAGATAGTTTGAACAAGTTATTTACCATCTTCTGCAGTTTGGCAAGCTGCTCATTCTGACTCTCAATATCCTCTTTTTGGAACTGAGTCAAAAGCTGTAAGCCTCGCAAGACTTTGTCgtgctcctctgctctctcctacAAACAGAAGTAAAGTTAAAATAACCTGTCAGTGATTATATGACTAGTGTTCAAATATGAAGCAATAACCAACAAAAGCAACTATGGAGTGATGGAGTGTTAGAAGTGATGCTGAACTGTAACTATTTTGAGTACAGCTTTCTGTTACCTGCAGCTCCTTGATGCTTGGAGGTACAGAGTTGCTGAGGTACATCTCCAACCGGTTCACTTTTGTCCTCAGCTCCTGCTCTTCCTTCTCCAGGCTGGTCAGCCATTCTTTAGTCTTTGTGGTGTGAGCATGTTGCTGGGCCATCTGGGCCTatcaagagaggaggaggatgtgCCTATATTATTCTCTTCCCCCAACAAAAGCCCCAGTGCAGCTGGCAGCTGCTTTCCCCAGAGTCTTACATGTAGCTTTCCCACTCATTTTGCTTGCTCTTGTCTTGGATATTAGAGTATGGTTTAACCTTATACAACAGGCAAATGAAGTGAATAATAGTAATATGATTGTCTTGGCTGTGAGTGCCCACATAATAACAGCAATACAGGATTTTATGTaggcattttaaagaaaatgttttgctttcacGAGTCACCAAAAAGCTgcattttctctctccctctctgtgtctcCACCTCAATCTGATGGCGACTTATATACTCTGCCTCAAATTTGCTCCCGTATGCTGTACTGAGATTGAACCTTGATTGTAATTCTGAGACATTATCTCTCCCCAAATACCACAGCCTTTCACCTTCACCTGGGGGATTTGTTGTTTACATATTTCCATGTCTTCTTACCTGTAGCAGCTGTATCACTTCTTTGATCTGTTTCTCCACCTCTGCAGCCTGCTCAGTCTGTTTCCCCAGCTTTTGGAGAGTTCTCTCAGTGTTCTTCAAAGACCGGCTGATTCTCACTATCTTTGCCTCAGTGGTTTCATAAGCATAGTGTAGGGATTCGCCAAACTGTAAGACACCAAACATGAGCACATTGACTTCTTCTTGCGGTGCCACCTTGTATTCCGTCTTGCTGGTCTTCCTGACCGGGCTTGCATGCACTGCTCCAGCCACAAAAAGCAAGCACAGGCTCCAGATCATTGTGATAATAAATGTTGTTTCCTCAGTTCTTTCAGatattcaaaagatatttctgatttatctttcAGCAATACCGCCTGTGCagaataaagctttttttttaatgtatgagTCAAAAATGAAAGCCATAAACAGGCACTTGTCTGTCATAGCAGTGTCATCAGCCCCTCAGTGATGAATGGAGGGTGGCTGCTCCACCTTATATTGCATGTGTGCATGGGTACGTGCGATAGCAGGGTAAAACATTAGCTCGGTTTTGGTCTGATCACAGGTCTTGTCCATGGCCTTTGCCTCAGTGACCCTCCCTTGAAGTTTGACTGTAGCGATACTAATTTTGTCATTTAGGTCACAAACATGTGCATCATGCATAGCAATATATGTAGCTTTTTTTAACGAAGAAAATTTTCACATGTATTATATTCTGTGCACTAAGTTTAGGTGATTGTTAAGTCAATCAATCACATGTGATTGTGTGGTGTGTCAGTGCCTTTATGCAAGTGGCTAAAGTCAGCTTTCAAATATGTACAGGAGTTACCTCTAATGTTTAACTTGGATGGGAGTTAAGGTGACTTTCATCAAGTGAGGCCAGGTTCGGGTCACACTCCTGTTATGTGCGCACGCATGATCTTGTCTTTTCTGAGAATAAGATTGTTATATATTGTAGGTTGTGggaaatatttaatataaatgGGGTGTGATCTTATTGCCACATGCTGACATCATAACAGGAATTAAGTGTTCCCTTCATGGCTATGCAGCCTTTtaaaattcttgtatttttctctctttctctctctgcctaTTTTGGCTCTAAGGAACCTGCTCTATGTTTACCCACAAAGTCTGAACTTCAGCAGCCGTCAGGGCTCAGTGAGGAACATTGCTGTGAAAGTACAGTTCATGGCAGGAGAGGACCCCAGTCAAGCCTTAGCGGTGAGTTACACTCGAGGATAATGAAGCAACATGACCGTGATGTTCTCTGGCAAATGAAATCCCAGCCACAAAGAAAAGCTTAAGGCAGCGAAATACTATATGATGTCTTTTTCAGTAGCGCGAACTTCAAAGGAACATATTTGTGAGCAGCAAAGGAAGGAGAATTTAGTTATGTGCATGACCTGCAGCATATCTTTCATGTTAtcactctgatttttttttcttttagtttatttaGTATCAAATGGACGATGCACACTATATAGTGTTTACTATAAGTGGCACTCCACCCTATTTCTTTTGCGTATCCCATAACAGCAATCCCATGTAGAGCTGAAGGGTAGAAAAGGATTGCTTGTTATGTAACATGGCTGCCGCTGACACAGTTACAGTAACATAGAAACTACTCAAAATACTCAACCAGTGTAACTGGTTGAAATtcactctttctttcatttatgaGTGAAAAGTTTTCAAACctttgaaaaaaacattttccagaGTGAACTGTTCTAAGTTTGGGGTTTGAAACAGTTGTGGTGTTCATTGTGAATCTCTTATTGGTTATGGAAAACTACATTTATacgctgctttttttttaaaacaggtcATCTTTGGAAAATCGAGCTGTGCAGAATTCATGAAAGACGCATACTCTCCTGTCATTTACCATAACAAGTAAGGTTCCCTCACCTTTTGAGCCTCTGCTCAAGTCTGTccaacttttctttct includes:
- the angptl8 gene encoding uncharacterized protein angptl8, with protein sequence MIWSLCLLFVAGAVHASPVRKTSKTEYKVAPQEEVNVLMFGVLQFGESLHYAYETTEAKIVRISRSLKNTERTLQKLGKQTEQAAEVEKQIKEVIQLLQAQMAQQHAHTTKTKEWLTSLEKEEQELRTKVNRLEMYLSNSVPPSIKELQERAEEHDKVLRGLQLLTQFQKEDIESQNEQLAKLQKMSEVLT